The genomic stretch tcagccaCGCTTCCAGTCTCTCTACATTGTTTAATGTATTGCATGGTGTTTTTTCTTCCTCTCAGTTTAACCAACAGACTGAGTGAGCCAAGCGGTCGACCCTCATCCAGACTCCTTTTTTTGGGGAGAGCATGTGGCTCAGcgggctaagtctctgtgcctgtaatcggaaggttgtCAGCTGGAGTCCAGCGTCGGCAAAATAGCCACGtctgcaaggcccttaacccccagctccattggcgccgctacgggtggttCCCTTACGCTGCCAAGCTTAATCTCACCTGCATATGTGTCAGTGTGTCATAGAgcgcaagatggggtaggcgaaaagagaatttccccatggggatcaataaagcgtcattattattattaaatgaacCTGTactcatttatttacttttcaatcactggtatttaattacttacagtagtttttttaaatcagtgaCAGTTATTTACTTATATCATATTCGACAATATCTTCCAATTACAGTGGGTTCATCAGAAGGTAATCCCACTGTACGTGTAGGAACACCCGTATAATAAAGTTTTCCTTTTTTAGGCAGACAGGGGTAACACAAAAACATTACACAGATGAACTGACAAGAGGAAACAGACATGTAGCAGTTAAAAGTCTTTGCTGCTTAACAAAAGTACAGAGAAATTGCTGTCAAGGAAACACAGATGGATCAAATGCTTAGTAATATAGGGCAGTGTGGCTCTGTGGATAATAATTCTGTGTCTCTGATCAGAAGattgccggttcaaatctccaggcaggcagagtgatgtcactgttggacccttgagcaggATACTTAACCCCAAGTACCAATATCTCCAGGGATACTGGCTGACCCTGGTCTCTGCtcctcacttgtatgtcgcCTTTGGACCAAAGTCTGGGCTAAatacataaatgtaaataataatccaGATCGCCTGACTCTCCTTCCTGAGTGACAAAGCAGGCCCCAGCCTCTCGTATCTCACAACAGCAGTAAATGAACTGTCTGCCACTGAAtcaactaattaaaaaaaaaaaaaaaaaaaaaaaaaacattccgcTACAGGCAGCAGGCCACCTGCCACATCCTCATTATGCAAGTAATGCAATAAGCAAATCAGCACAAGCAGTGGCGCAAATGAATGGTACAAAATTagagcaggcaaggcaggccTACTCTTTAACGCAGGTCCTGGAGGCGTGGCCCGTTTTTAGGAAAAGCACCCATACCTGAAAAACTAGGCATCGTGCACTGACTAGTACATAATACCAACtgcattaaaagaaaaaacaatgaCAATAGTGATTCCAAGTGGAGCAGTCATAAATATGTAAGGTATGGCATGCTACACCGCACCGTGTACTTGTAAATCTTAATAATCAATGATTACACTTTAGTCTACAGACCAGAAACTTTATAGTTAAAGTTACTTAGTCTGCAGAAAaagcatgcatgcatacacagaAATAATAAACACACTCTTAAACCAGTCTTGGAAATTTTTTAAGCAACCCTATTATCTATAGTTGCACAGAAGATCAGTATATGGAGTACTGCAAGAAACTGCAGGGGGGGTAAAATCACTTCCCATTTGCAAAAACAGTTATTCTAAAACAATGCTAATGTCTACTTTATTTCCATATAAAACTATGTCaatagttatcagaaatcaaaaGCAGATGTATTTGATCATTAAAAATCATACTGCTGGATTAGCCACACATTGAATTACTGCGTTCAAGAAATAAACATCTTCTGACGGAAGTGAAATTTCACTTAATTGCATGACCATGGCATTAAACAAAGACCAACGCTAGTCAGGAATGTAAGGAAATTCATTCCACTGCTAACACCACATTAGTGAGATCTAGGATCTTCAGGAGACAAATCTTGCTAAGCAACAGGTAAAACAATTGGTTCTACTGTTTCTCCAGTTATCTGGAGGGCTTAGCTCACATAAAAATAAGACAATAATGTTCTTATTGGCAATAGGAAAAACCAGCAAAGATATATTTAGCATACCATCAAGTTTGCATCTCCGGGCATTACCAATACCAAAAACCTGCGGCACAACGACACTCTCTAAAAaaacggggggtgggggagtaagCAGTCAGAAGATAAAGAAAGGCTCGCTTCTTTCAATGCCTGGATtatgccctcttctggttgtacTAAGAACTACATAAACATTCTTCAGCATATGCCTGTGACGAAGTGGTGTATGATGGAGTTCTCAACTAATTTGAGTGTTTTTGCCTTTTTAGTATTCGTCCAGAAGGTAGCCTCATAAAAAGCATTATATCCATGCAAAAACCCTGTTACAGGAGATACCCAATCAACAAaaccaaaggaaaaaaaattaaaataaataaataaagttcaaaaactttgaaaatgaaGTTTAAATGATATTCACAAAAATTACATTAAGCATTCATAAAGATGAACGGGTACTCTATTTTAATAAAGCACGTCTCAGAAAGTGTGCCAAGGCAAAGACATCAAAATGAGTGGAAAATTTAGTCTGCAAAACCACAGAAACCAGAAGACCCTACTTTATACGACTCCGATTACAAATTAAAATTAACACCATTTCTGCTTTAACCTTCATTGTTTTAACAAATTACTCCCTAAACTCAGTCGTTCCGTTTCAGATTAAAGTCTAAATTAATTTCATAACGAGAACATGCGAGCAAACGTTACTTAGCGGTTTGATtagcaaaaacattttttatatttaacaggTACACAACCCTCCAGTGGAAATACCTGTCAAACTCGGTCAGACACAATCAACTAGTTTCAAACGCCAATGAGTGACTCCAGATCTGTAGCAGCAATTATCAACCTGACAATTACTACTACTATTGTAACCAACAGTTCAGTTTAAAAAATAGACTAGTGTTAAATTTTCAGACATCTGAAAACATCAAACGAGTGCACACAGGATTTTTCTATTCATTAAGGTGTCAACTACATGCCGATGTACGAAACACCCTCTCCTGGCAAATGTGCCTAATTAACTAATCACAATGAACTGTGATTATAGTGCTTGTCTTAGCAACACGCTATACCTAATAAAAACCAACAAGCTATATTTGCTTGTCTGTTTTCCCAGCAAAATGAAGTGTAATTCAAGTCCCTTGCGCACAATTACCAAAAATTACCCTAGTTCGTTCTCCACTGCAGATTGAAGAAGTCAACTAGAAAAACCCAGCGCGTTGTCTATAATGACAGTAGGAAAGTGGTAATACCTTTAAAGAATTGCAGTGCCAAATTATATAGCTCCTGGAGAGTAAAGCCCCATTTCCTTTCCACGGTTCTGGCAGTTTCGTCCACCTCTCCATCCTTCTCCCCAGAATGACTCTGAACTTGGTTACCACTGTCGGGTAAGTCAGTCTTCGAGCTTCCGCCGTCGTCGGGTTCGACTTCTGCATCGGGACTCAGTGTCAAGCCGTCGATTGAGACTTCCAGACGACCGGAGCCGCCGGCATTGCGATCTGGAGCCCGCACCTCCATCGCCATCCTGACTAATGTCAACCGCGGTGGCCACGTACCTACTTCCGACCAGCTCGCGCCGGAACTTCCGGCTGGCGCGGAGGCTGGGAGCTCTGGTAGTGCGCCGATAATACGCGCATACAGAAACATTAATAGGAGTACTGAGAGTTGTATAATGTCGAATATTATAGTAAATGATAAATTGAGACATGAATTCATTGAGTTTCTTAAAAAACGTGAAGACCGCGTCGTCGCAACACCCATTCTAATTCCGACTGTGCCAACAGTACTAAACACAATAATCCTTAACTGAGAATTGTTTGGTTAGTCTGCTATAAAGTTACATGACATAGAAACGCAAATTCCaagcacaatgcaggacattttCAGCCTTTGCACTATTTGATTTTATGTCGCTGAAATACACGCTTGTTTCTTATTATGTACGTGCTGTTAGCAATTCATGTGAAAATTGTTCACGGTTTTGCCGCAAGGACAAACGAACCTTTAAATGTATTCGATGTACCACCATATTAGTCATAGGTAAATAGGAATGACCAGTGTCACATTGTTGATTAAAAACTTGAAGTTACAACAAAACAGACCACGTAGAGAAATCGCTTTAAGAAGGTTGTGTTTAATATTTTCAAATAACAAAAgatatttacaaataaacagtttaatGGGTAATTTGAGGGTCAACTGAATGGCCATCCACTGAAATTACCATTTATAAATACACAAGTAATGCTTCCGTTCATTTTAGGTAAAGATCTGCAAGTAACGTGGTGCATTAACTGCCTATTCATTTAGGCTTAAATATAGGCATCAGTCCAACAGTAGTTGTACCAATGGTAAATAAAACACTCTTGCTTATAAAATACTGTTTTATAACTGTGTACAAAATTTGtggaaaaatgtatatgcttacaCAATTTACTTCTCAAATACCAGAAAGTATCTTGAAACATTGAGAACCTTCTGAGCCTCTAAAAAGTACAATTTTACAGTAATCTATACCAATACTTTACAAAGCACTATGTTCATTAATACAGGCTAAAGTAGGAAGAAAATCTGcattgcaatattacaaaattaAAAGGCTTAAAACATTAAGCTGCAAATAAGTATTGCAGAAACTGAACCAAGAAACTTAAGTTGAAACTTTTAGTTTAAGTATTCCTCCATATTTTGCAtcatacaaaatacaaaagtatTTTGTGCTGCattaccaccccccccacaaacgCACAAAAAATCTCAAATCACACAAGAGGCCAATATAGGTTATATGAAGTAATGAAAGGTATAACACATGCAGTCTTGCTTGGCATCAAAAGGTCAAATGTCAAATTTGTATTGTGCAAgacatcctgcccccccccccaaaacatttTGGTAATGCATAGTTTAAAATAACCAATATTCAAAACAAAATGGGATTTTACAGATGTAAATCCAATTAATATCAGATTAACATTAAAATTATGTGAGACCTGAATTGGGGTTTAAGTTTAACAATCCCTTTGAATTTTAGAGTGAATGTACATTTTCATCACACTATAAAACAAGAGAAAAGCAGAAAGCCTTAAAGCTGAGAACCTAAATTTGTTCACTCAGATATTTACTCAAAACTAATATCCAAGTTATTCCAAACATGGAGTAACACAAAAACCCTACCACCACATATTGACACTAAACAATGTCATACAAGTGactgaaaacagaaaaactgaCATGTATAAGCCCTCTCCCAGTATCTCATATTATGCCCCTGGATTTACACATCATGACACaaaacagacatttttttttttgttttagaaaAACTCTACAGATTACAACTCaaatgttgtttgtgttgttggcAGCGAATGCATGAAGATTCCCCATCTGACTCAAGCCACTCTGAATGTGCGCTATATGGATCTCCACATTATTCTGAAAACAGCTGTAAAACAAACATActtgattaataaaaagaaataaatatttaaaccaGATTTAAAAGGTCCACTGTATTATCaatctaaatatttttaaatctgaAACGCATGTCTTCAGATTgtcaatgggggtggggggggggggttagcccAGTCTGGAACGTGTAAGCTTGTATTGTTTTGCTTGATTTTCAAGTAGGTGAATACTTGCATGAATGAGTACCAGTGTTATTacagtttgatttttttttttttttatttagatttttatatttttcagtTCTCTTTAGAAATGCAGTTTAATTTTACTTCATTTCAGTGTGGTTTTATTAGTGAATATTTAAAAGGCATACAtttctattaaatataatttatatacaATTTATATTCAGTTTAAGTAAATCTAGTAAATGTATTTCTATGAGCTCTGGAACTTTCAGGTTGTTATTTTATAGATCTGATCTATAGAGAACCCCACATGAATACACAGTGTACATTACATGCTAATGTCCTCAAAATGGGCAAAACATGTTTCGGGTTTTAGTAATGGTCATCTAAAGGCAACATACTGAATTATGTTTCCTCGATTTCCATGAAGgaggaaaaacaaatgattacttTAGCTAAATAATATTAAACTAATGAAAAATTATACTTAGGTTTTATAAACAACTTTAATTTTCATTCCTTATTTATAAAAATTATCGTTATTACCAATAACAACAACCTTGATGAGTACTCACCTTGTGAATAGACTGGTAATGAAATGAGTATATTCTTACCTGCTGTTGGAACTGTCTACTGAGTTTTTGATGTCATTAAGAGAATCTGTCAAAGACTTGAACTCAAATGAATTTAAATCATTTTCCTCTGCCaaggactaaaaaaaaaaaaaaaaaaaaaaaaaaaaaaagaaaaatattagtAATATGGAATGAGAAATATGAAAAGGGACCGAAAGGAGTTTGGCAGCTTGCCTTTATCTGTAGCAGCAGAGTAGTGAGGCTGGAGATGAGGTGGGTTAGGCCTTTGTTCTGGACACATAGCTGACCACTGGGGTGTGCGTTGGCCTGCCGGACAAGCTCCTCAGCCTCCTCTTCACAGCGCCGCCGAAGGTCGGTGGGCTGGTCGGCCGGCTGCATGCCCTGCTCAGGGGCCAGCTGAGAAGATCACATTATCAACACTGGACAGGGGCCAGAGATGTGGTGCAACCTCGATACCTAATGATAAATGTCACTACAAGATAGTCTTGGGCAATGCAGAACAAACTGTAGTCCTTTCAATGTCCTTTCTACTTAGAGTCACTGTTTGAACGTAAAATGCAGAGTCTACAGCTAATTTACAGTAATAAGTAAACAAATCATCCTGGAACTAAAAATATGCTGTCCGTATATTTAGGTTTAACATTTTGTTTGCAATCAAACAAGTGTATACAGGACACCAATCCCTTAATTACCAATAGAATCAGCATTTCCAAAACATTACATGAACAGGAATGATCAACCATGCATCACAGAGTGTTTTCTGTCATTCCTCTTACAGAACTATTTAACCCCCGACTGGCCTACCTTGTAGCAATACTGCTGTACTTCATGCAAGACTTTGTTCAGGTCTTTATTTAACTGCTCTAGGTCCAGCACAATTGTGGCATATCTCTTCTGAAACTCAAACCCAATAGGCACGGAGTAGGAtttctgtaataataataataatcaacatTTAAGCATCTCAACAAATGCcggtacaggcagtccccaagtTAAACAAGTTCCATTCCCCAAGTCTGTCTTTAAAGTTGAATTTGTAGTAGTCAAGTCAGAAaaataagttaatattattatacagtaataaaaataactacACAGTACTATATGTCAAGTCATCGAACTACTGAATAGTGCAATGGTTTCACAAGCGTCACAAAAGTGTGTGCAATGAAAGAATATGAAAGAATAACTTAAGCACCAGTTTTTCAGCCTCTGTGTTCATTTCCTTCAGCTGCTTAATATGTTCCTTCTTAATCATCAGGATTTTTGATAATCGTGTCTGCAATGGAGAGAAGTTTTCatgaaaataagtttaaaatatgAAAGTTTAACACAGGATTTTCTTAACATAAAAAGCAGACTTACAACTTGTACAAGGAATTTGACAGGGAACCCCCCGAGTGTCTCTCCTTCGGTGCCCAGCACTTTGCTCTTCCAGGGTGACTGACCCAAGAGAGGGTCATTATCCTTCAAAAAGCATAGCTCATTCACTTAAGGAGTTTATGAACATTACTATCTTCGTCTCAATCTCATTTTAGTACAGAAAACCTAACACGCAGAGACCAAAACTAAATCAAGAAATTAACACGCATTCCCATATTTGTccttgcttaatttattctaAATCATCATCTTATTAACAAAGTTAATTGGCCAATTCCACTGTTATTGATTTAACTTCATATTGACAAAAAATGAGGCCTCAGAGCATAGACAAGCTTAATATCACCCAGTCAATTTGCAAATCATTTCATGTAATGTTTTGAGTTGGATACAGACATATCCTCAAAATTCATGTAttaatttacacattagaaAGACATTTTTATTAGCATTATGAATGTGACAAATGGACTTCTTAATGGAATTACCCAATTAAGCTTTAACATATACAACACATTTATGCTAAATGCATCAAAAGCAAAATCTATCTTGGTCAGGGCATAGAAATAGGAACGGCAGTACCATTAAAGCAGGCTGAGAGGAGGGGGCGTAAGGCACGCGGGGTGGGGTCATTAAGGCTTGGAACCGGGAAGGCCTCTGCTTCTGAGCAAAAGCAGATATAGGCATCGTTTCATGTGGTTCATTGCTCTGCAGAGGAAAGAGGTAAAAGTGGTGTCACTGACCCAACATCAAGTTCAAGTACATCAAGTACAACTCTACAGTTGTTTTGACTAGTAATAAACATGATAGCCATGATGCTAAGCTAACATTTATTATCTGTCATTATTAGCCACTGATAAGAGTTGAATCAGATATTTGACATTATCTTAATGTAAAACTACTGGCTAAATGGTACATCCATCTATTGGTACTACCATCTATTCAGATTTTTCTTCATCCCAGTGCATTCAAATCCATGCCACATAACACTCAATTTCAAGCAATTCATCATATGTGCGCACAATGAAGCAGAACATATTCTCAGTTAGCCTGCCAACAATCCTACCAGGACTTCGTAGTCAGGAACAGTGTGAGTTCCTAAACCATTCCGGTCAAAGGTCACCCTATAGGTGGCTGCACTTGTGTCAACTGCATCAATTTGTCCTGTGAATAAACCATCATGAACTCCTCGGAGACGGGCTGTGAAGCAAAAAAAGATGCATTTCAATGCACAAGACTGCCTTGGGTCATAGAATTGTTTAAACAGTAATGAATACCGTGAAAGAATGCCACAGAATTtactatttatgtaatttaagtATACAAGTACAAATAGCATGAAAGCAAACATGTCCATGAAAGACCCCAAAAATTATCCAGATTACAATATGGCCTgtttattaaaatgtttatcAGTCTTAAGATAAACAGCCATCGGAGCCAACTAGTGCACCAATCCATTAAAATATAACACTACGTTTATTGTAAGGGAAGAGAG from Brienomyrus brachyistius isolate T26 chromosome 14, BBRACH_0.4, whole genome shotgun sequence encodes the following:
- the LOC125707701 gene encoding protein lin-9 homolog isoform X1, yielding MHHDRQPLKKRRGRFKMAELEQLLDESSSAKALVSLKEGSLSSTWNEKQSLPKSQNSRGRNSFSAMDTPTRSSKRSRLVYEDDDGQFTSRSPRRSQRVTTVPQKFSSFPTPDKKASQKIGLRLRNLLKLPKAHKWCIYEWFYSNIDRPLFEGDNDFCLCLKESFPNLKTRKLTRVEWGTIRRLMGKPRRCSSAFLTEERSALKQKRQKIRLLQQRKFTDVSHCKDLPEEIPLPLVIGTKVTARLRGVHDGLFTGQIDAVDTSAATYRVTFDRNGLGTHTVPDYEVLSNEPHETMPISAFAQKQRPSRFQALMTPPRVPYAPSSQPALMDNDPLLGQSPWKSKVLGTEGETLGGFPVKFLVQVTRLSKILMIKKEHIKQLKEMNTEAEKLKSYSVPIGFEFQKRYATIVLDLEQLNKDLNKVLHEVQQYCYKLAPEQGMQPADQPTDLRRRCEEEAEELVRQANAHPSGQLCVQNKGLTHLISSLTTLLLQIKSLAEENDLNSFEFKSLTDSLNDIKNSVDSSNSSCFQNNVEIHIAHIQSGLSQMGNLHAFAANNTNNI
- the LOC125707701 gene encoding protein lin-9 homolog isoform X2 translates to MLVHLVTETNAAVVSRDSPAGSSAKALVSLKEGSLSSTWNEKQSLPKSQNSRGRNSFSAMDTPTRSSKRSRLVYEDDDGQFTSRSPRRSQRVTTVPQKFSSFPTPDKKASQKIGLRLRNLLKLPKAHKWCIYEWFYSNIDRPLFEGDNDFCLCLKESFPNLKTRKLTRVEWGTIRRLMGKPRRCSSAFLTEERSALKQKRQKIRLLQQRKFTDVSHCKDLPEEIPLPLVIGTKVTARLRGVHDGLFTGQIDAVDTSAATYRVTFDRNGLGTHTVPDYEVLSNEPHETMPISAFAQKQRPSRFQALMTPPRVPYAPSSQPALMDNDPLLGQSPWKSKVLGTEGETLGGFPVKFLVQVTRLSKILMIKKEHIKQLKEMNTEAEKLKSYSVPIGFEFQKRYATIVLDLEQLNKDLNKVLHEVQQYCYKLAPEQGMQPADQPTDLRRRCEEEAEELVRQANAHPSGQLCVQNKGLTHLISSLTTLLLQIKSLAEENDLNSFEFKSLTDSLNDIKNSVDSSNSSCFQNNVEIHIAHIQSGLSQMGNLHAFAANNTNNI
- the LOC125707701 gene encoding protein lin-9 homolog isoform X3, producing MDTPTRSSKRSRLVYEDDDGQFTSRSPRRSQRVTTVPQKFSSFPTPDKKASQKIGLRLRNLLKLPKAHKWCIYEWFYSNIDRPLFEGDNDFCLCLKESFPNLKTRKLTRVEWGTIRRLMGKPRRCSSAFLTEERSALKQKRQKIRLLQQRKFTDVSHCKDLPEEIPLPLVIGTKVTARLRGVHDGLFTGQIDAVDTSAATYRVTFDRNGLGTHTVPDYEVLSNEPHETMPISAFAQKQRPSRFQALMTPPRVPYAPSSQPALMDNDPLLGQSPWKSKVLGTEGETLGGFPVKFLVQVTRLSKILMIKKEHIKQLKEMNTEAEKLKSYSVPIGFEFQKRYATIVLDLEQLNKDLNKVLHEVQQYCYKLAPEQGMQPADQPTDLRRRCEEEAEELVRQANAHPSGQLCVQNKGLTHLISSLTTLLLQIKSLAEENDLNSFEFKSLTDSLNDIKNSVDSSNSSCFQNNVEIHIAHIQSGLSQMGNLHAFAANNTNNI